In Nocardioides marinus, one DNA window encodes the following:
- the glf gene encoding UDP-galactopyranose mutase: MSAPDSPELPDLVVVGSGFFGLTVAERCATELDLKVLVLERRHHIGGNAYSEFDEETGIEVHKYGTHLFHTSNKRVWEYVNRFTDFTNYQHRVFAKYQGQVYSFPMNLGLINQFFGKSHTPDEARALIAEQASEIATEDATNLEEKAISLIGRPLYEAFVKGYTAKQWQTDPKELSADIITRLPVRYTFDNRYFNDTYEGLPVDGYTAWLERMADHPNIEVRLEVDFLDVRHEYVGKVPVVYTGPVDEYFGNSEGRLSWRTIDLEAETVDVDDYQGTGVVNANDQELPYTRTLEFKHLHPERTYLPGKTIVVHEYSRFAEQGDEPYYPVNTAADREILMRYREKAKAEDMVLFGGRLGTYQYLDMHMAIGSALSMYDNKIKPHFAEGAPFASGGVA, translated from the coding sequence GTGTCAGCCCCAGATTCCCCCGAGCTCCCTGACCTGGTCGTCGTCGGCTCCGGCTTCTTCGGTCTCACCGTCGCCGAGCGCTGCGCCACCGAGCTCGACCTGAAGGTCCTCGTCCTCGAGCGTCGTCACCACATCGGCGGCAACGCCTACTCCGAGTTCGACGAGGAGACCGGGATCGAGGTGCACAAGTACGGCACGCACCTCTTCCACACCTCCAACAAGCGGGTGTGGGAGTACGTCAACCGGTTCACCGACTTCACCAACTACCAGCACCGGGTCTTCGCGAAGTACCAGGGGCAGGTCTACTCCTTCCCGATGAACCTCGGGCTGATCAACCAGTTCTTCGGCAAGTCCCACACCCCTGACGAGGCGCGGGCGCTGATCGCCGAGCAGGCCAGCGAGATCGCCACCGAGGACGCCACGAACCTCGAGGAGAAGGCGATCAGCCTCATCGGCCGCCCGCTCTACGAGGCGTTCGTGAAGGGCTACACCGCCAAGCAGTGGCAGACCGACCCGAAGGAGCTCAGCGCCGACATCATCACGCGGCTGCCGGTGCGCTACACCTTCGACAACCGCTACTTCAACGACACCTACGAGGGGCTGCCGGTCGACGGCTACACCGCGTGGCTGGAGCGGATGGCCGACCACCCCAACATCGAGGTCCGCCTCGAGGTGGACTTCCTGGACGTCCGGCACGAGTACGTCGGCAAGGTCCCGGTCGTCTACACCGGCCCGGTCGACGAGTACTTCGGCAACTCCGAGGGCCGGCTGTCGTGGCGCACCATCGACCTGGAGGCCGAGACCGTCGACGTCGACGACTACCAGGGCACCGGCGTGGTCAACGCCAACGACCAGGAGCTGCCCTACACGCGGACCCTGGAGTTCAAGCACCTCCACCCCGAGCGCACCTACCTGCCCGGCAAGACGATCGTGGTCCACGAGTACAGCCGCTTCGCCGAGCAGGGCGACGAGCCGTACTACCCGGTCAACACCGCCGCCGACCGCGAGATCCTGATGCGCTACCGCGAGAAGGCCAAGGCCGAGGACATGGTGCTCTTCGGCGGCCGGCTCGGCACCTACCAGTACCTCGACATGCACATGGCCATCGGTTCGGCGCTGTCGATGTACGACAACAAGATCAAGCCGCACTTCGCCGAGGGTGCGCCGTTCGCCAGCGGAGGTGTGGCATGA
- a CDS encoding glycosyltransferase translates to MSTRRMLQRQIMPLDRDFDVLALYVDPEEARLDADKYEVGGNRAAKDLNNAAVRQSTSTGKSLHPDQIESRTALRVPQGEKLSFGTYFNAFPASYWRRWTVVDAVRLSVTLRGEGATLLVYKSMARGHAQRVDSAETSGSGAQTFTFDLTLKPFIDGGWYWYDVVAGDGDVVVESAEWTAEVPEDRAQHGTTDIAITTMNRPDFCAELLVQLGEAEELHPFLDTVMVMEQGTDKVTGSEHFARAEELLGSTLTVLEQGNLGGSGGYARGQLESVRRGSATYSLMMDDDVVCEPEGIIRAVTFADLAKRPTIVGGHMFNIYSRSRLHSFGEIVQPWKFWWESPKDTFPDWDFAARNLRSARWLHKRVDVDFNGWFMCLIPRVVLEEVGLSLPLFLKWDDSEFGLRARAHGFPTVTLPGAAVWHVPWTDKNDAVDWQSYLHQRNRFVAALLHSTYPNGGRMVRESRNHQIAHLVSMQYSTVEMRHQALLDVLSGPAHLHQRLPETLTYVNGIRKPFQDAKLEVDRDAFPPVRREKPPRKGRDSAEVPSRVSQLVSAGLQPLRQLKKPRDLSREFPEAEVRAMDAKWYRLASYDSAIVSMNDGTSAAFYQRDPEKFRELLSKTLKLHEQLKKEWPRLAQEYRAALGDITSPETWERTLSPWMGADE, encoded by the coding sequence ATGAGCACGCGCAGGATGCTCCAACGGCAGATCATGCCGCTGGACCGCGACTTCGACGTCCTGGCCCTCTACGTCGACCCCGAGGAGGCCCGCCTCGACGCCGACAAGTACGAGGTCGGCGGCAACCGGGCGGCCAAGGACCTCAACAACGCCGCGGTCCGCCAGTCCACGAGCACCGGCAAGAGCCTGCACCCCGACCAGATCGAGTCGCGCACCGCGCTGAGGGTGCCGCAGGGCGAGAAGCTCTCCTTCGGCACCTACTTCAACGCCTTCCCCGCCTCCTACTGGCGGCGCTGGACCGTGGTCGACGCGGTCCGGCTCAGCGTCACGCTGCGCGGCGAGGGCGCCACGCTGCTGGTCTACAAGTCCATGGCCCGCGGCCACGCCCAGCGCGTGGACTCCGCCGAGACCAGCGGCAGCGGCGCCCAGACCTTCACCTTCGACCTCACCCTCAAGCCGTTCATCGACGGCGGCTGGTACTGGTACGACGTCGTGGCCGGTGACGGCGACGTCGTCGTCGAGTCCGCCGAGTGGACCGCCGAGGTGCCCGAGGACCGCGCCCAGCACGGCACCACCGACATCGCCATCACCACGATGAACCGCCCCGACTTCTGCGCCGAGCTGCTCGTCCAGCTCGGCGAGGCCGAGGAGCTGCACCCCTTCCTCGACACCGTGATGGTGATGGAGCAGGGCACCGACAAGGTGACCGGCTCCGAGCACTTCGCGCGGGCCGAGGAGCTGCTCGGCTCCACGCTGACGGTGCTCGAGCAGGGCAACCTCGGCGGCTCGGGCGGGTACGCCCGCGGGCAGCTGGAGTCCGTGCGACGGGGCTCGGCGACGTACTCGCTGATGATGGACGACGACGTCGTCTGCGAGCCCGAGGGCATCATCCGCGCCGTCACCTTCGCCGACCTGGCCAAGCGCCCCACGATCGTGGGCGGCCACATGTTCAACATCTACAGCCGCTCGCGCCTTCACAGCTTCGGCGAGATCGTCCAGCCGTGGAAGTTCTGGTGGGAGAGCCCCAAGGACACCTTCCCCGACTGGGACTTCGCGGCCCGCAACCTGCGCTCTGCGCGCTGGCTGCACAAGCGCGTGGACGTCGACTTCAACGGCTGGTTCATGTGCCTGATCCCGCGTGTGGTGCTGGAGGAGGTCGGCCTGTCGCTGCCGCTGTTCCTCAAGTGGGACGACTCCGAGTTCGGCCTGCGCGCCCGCGCGCACGGCTTCCCGACCGTCACCCTGCCCGGTGCGGCGGTCTGGCACGTCCCGTGGACGGACAAGAACGACGCGGTCGACTGGCAGTCCTACCTCCACCAGCGCAACCGCTTCGTCGCGGCGCTGCTGCACTCGACGTACCCCAACGGGGGTCGGATGGTGCGCGAGAGCCGCAACCACCAGATCGCCCACCTGGTCTCGATGCAGTACTCCACCGTCGAGATGCGTCACCAGGCGCTGCTCGACGTGCTCTCCGGGCCCGCGCACCTGCACCAGCGGCTGCCGGAGACGCTGACCTACGTCAACGGCATCCGCAAGCCGTTCCAGGACGCCAAGCTCGAGGTCGACCGCGACGCCTTCCCGCCGGTACGCCGGGAGAAGCCGCCCCGCAAGGGCCGCGACTCCGCCGAGGTCCCCAGCCGCGTCTCGCAGCTGGTCAGCGCCGGCCTGCAGCCGCTGCGCCAGCTGAAGAAGCCGCGCGACCTCTCCCGGGAGTTCCCCGAGGCGGAGGTCCGCGCGATGGACGCCAAGTGGTACCGCCTGGCCTCCTACGACTCCGCGATCGTCTCGATGAACGACGGCACCTCGGCGGCGTTCTACCAGCGTGACCCCGAGAAGTTCCGCGAGCTGCTCTCGAAGACCCTGAAGCTGCACGAGCAGCTGAAGAAGGAGTGGCCGCGCCTGGCGCAGGAGTACCGCGCCGCGCTGGGCGACATCACCTCGCCGGAGACCTGGGAGCGCACGCTGTCGCCGTGGATGGGCGCAGATGAGTGA
- a CDS encoding ABC transporter permease — translation MSEAGRSGYVVDAPLAPPTATQGLLEVFRRRYLLKLLVRREINARYSGSFLGLIWSYINPLSQLFIYIVVFGELLDRGRTEQFPIHIFCGLIVVHFFVETFNAGTRSIVRNKALIRKMALPKEMFPVASMMVSLFHVAPQLVILTVTVLIVGWSPSAVGLGSFVLALGIVMVLGTALALMFSVANVYFRDFASVVNIMTNFVRFGVPMIYPYSIVSERFGPAAEYYLWNPLSNAVLLVQRAFWVGTTEDPAATAATELPDHLIGRGLLMLGISVVLLVVAQFVFRRFENKIPERLT, via the coding sequence ATGAGTGAGGCGGGCAGGAGCGGGTACGTCGTGGACGCACCGCTCGCGCCGCCCACGGCCACCCAGGGCCTGCTCGAGGTCTTCCGGCGCCGCTACCTGCTCAAGCTGCTGGTGCGCCGAGAGATCAACGCGCGTTACTCCGGGTCGTTCCTGGGGCTGATCTGGTCCTACATCAACCCGCTGTCCCAGCTGTTCATCTACATCGTCGTCTTCGGCGAGCTCCTGGACCGCGGGCGCACGGAGCAGTTCCCGATCCACATCTTCTGCGGCCTGATCGTCGTCCACTTCTTCGTGGAGACCTTCAACGCCGGCACCCGCTCGATCGTGCGCAACAAGGCGCTGATCCGGAAGATGGCGCTGCCGAAGGAGATGTTCCCGGTCGCGTCGATGATGGTCTCGCTGTTCCACGTCGCGCCGCAGCTGGTCATCCTCACCGTGACCGTGCTGATCGTCGGGTGGTCGCCCTCGGCCGTGGGGCTGGGCTCGTTCGTCCTGGCGCTGGGCATCGTGATGGTGCTGGGCACCGCCCTGGCACTGATGTTCAGCGTCGCCAACGTCTACTTCCGCGACTTCGCCAGCGTGGTCAACATCATGACCAACTTCGTGCGCTTCGGCGTGCCGATGATCTACCCGTACTCCATCGTCAGCGAGCGGTTCGGGCCCGCCGCCGAGTACTACCTGTGGAACCCGCTGTCCAACGCCGTGCTGCTGGTGCAGCGCGCCTTCTGGGTCGGCACGACCGAGGACCCCGCGGCCACCGCCGCCACCGAGCTGCCCGACCACCTGATCGGCCGCGGTCTGCTCATGCTGGGCATCTCGGTCGTGCTCCTGGTGGTCGCCCAGTTCGTGTTCCGCCGGTTCGAGAACAAGATCCCGGAGCGACTCACGTGA
- a CDS encoding ABC transporter ATP-binding protein: MSPIGSTDAYSPDTSIVVENVTKTFSLRYHRTFKQVTVAKFRGQRTKDEFNAVDDVSFTVKQGESIGLMGLNGSGKSTLLTLINGTMKPDSGQVLTRGRIAGLIATGAGFHPQLSGRDNIYLNAAVFGLTEEETKDRFDDIAGFADIGRHLDSPVGNYSSGMSSRLGFAIAINVDCDIFLADELLAVGDKPFKRKCMSKMEEVRDSGRTLFYVSHAAGSVRRMCDRVLVLENGRLGFDGDVDEGIKYLHYDSDDENNDDDELGADV; this comes from the coding sequence GTGAGCCCGATCGGCAGCACCGACGCCTACTCCCCGGACACCTCGATCGTCGTCGAGAACGTCACGAAGACCTTCAGCCTGCGCTACCACCGCACCTTCAAGCAGGTCACGGTCGCGAAGTTCCGCGGGCAGAGGACCAAGGACGAGTTCAACGCCGTCGACGACGTCTCGTTCACCGTCAAGCAGGGCGAGTCGATCGGGCTGATGGGTCTCAACGGCTCCGGCAAGTCGACGCTGCTCACGCTCATCAACGGCACGATGAAGCCGGACTCCGGTCAGGTGCTGACCCGGGGCCGGATCGCCGGGCTCATCGCGACCGGCGCCGGGTTCCACCCGCAGCTCTCGGGCCGCGACAACATCTACCTCAACGCGGCGGTCTTCGGGCTGACCGAGGAGGAGACCAAGGACCGCTTCGACGACATCGCCGGGTTCGCGGACATCGGTCGGCACCTCGACTCGCCGGTGGGCAACTACTCCTCGGGCATGAGCTCGCGGCTGGGCTTCGCGATCGCGATCAACGTCGACTGCGACATCTTCCTGGCCGACGAGCTGCTGGCGGTGGGGGACAAGCCCTTCAAGCGCAAGTGCATGTCGAAGATGGAGGAGGTGCGCGACTCCGGTCGCACGCTGTTCTACGTCAGCCACGCCGCGGGCTCGGTACGCCGCATGTGCGACCGGGTCCTGGTGCTGGAGAACGGCCGGCTCGGCTTCGACGGAGACGTCGACGAGGGCATCAAGTACCTCCACTACGACTCCGACGACGAGAACAACGACGACGACGAGCTCGGCGCCGACGTCTAG
- a CDS encoding peptidoglycan recognition protein family protein, which yields MSLFRSRFVTACQQLLALGAVLAVLTPAASLISLDVVRQPPAGSTVTGTDAGALSAYGRVARRSATLPVGAVDPVVREVSLTGTAAARAVAGGGERLVSRPEVVTGEGMVGVTWAHGADVDEDDLAIAARTLVDGEWSDWAALEYHEEHGPDPDSREGRLARPGTEPLYVGEVDRVQVRVVDSAGAAPADLRLAVIDPGTPTRTTSQRAALDTTDSTPAEPAARGGVTPEPQIFSRAQWGADERMRDKSSLRYYEVHAGFVHHTVNANDYSRDEVPGILRSIYAYHTKSRGWSDIGYNFLVDRFGRIWEGRFGGVDRPVVGAHTLGYNDYAFAMSAIGNFEQVKPSQAVVEAYGALFAWKLSLHGVDASSGQQQVGSKTFPAINGHRDAGSTACPGRYLYDRLGDIRTLAAAAQTGWEGRDLDSDLLGTPHPDVVARRTSDHRVVVIPTGGLTKVRKPVVDSTGWAAYDATLVSPDLTGDGRPDLLGRTGDGSVEVRVEGQVLRTATATRGHDLLAAPGDVDGDGLGDLVGRDAGTGRPTLFRGRGNGGFAAAAMSGDWRGYDLLAGVGDLDGDGVGDLVARDAAGSLWLLPRGGAGTPSLLVQGGPRYDAVTGSADWNGDGLVDLVVRREGGHAYVLPGRGDGTVGAARGPVKRLKGRGDLSGAGDLAGSAAPDLVSRRGDQMLVFAGTGTFDTGAVVETNVRAKGADLVLNAGDWDGDGQGDLIVRQRKNGAVKVRTGDGRGSFARAVKIGHDMGDVRMLEVVGDMTGDGWPDLMGQPVGGAMRIYPGRGVEPLGPSYQAHSAVSGTRQVGVGRWDGDGAPDTLVRRGDELLVYTGNGPGGLTGGRALSLDLSDYDLLTGVPDVTLGNRPDLVVRERGTGRLLLVESRANGFKAPRVIADGAEAYDLVD from the coding sequence ATGTCGCTCTTCCGGTCCCGGTTCGTCACCGCCTGCCAGCAGCTGCTGGCGCTCGGTGCCGTCCTCGCCGTCCTCACCCCCGCCGCCAGCCTGATCAGCCTCGACGTGGTGCGTCAGCCGCCTGCCGGGAGCACGGTCACGGGCACCGACGCGGGTGCGCTGTCGGCGTACGGCAGGGTGGCGCGGCGCAGCGCGACGCTGCCGGTCGGTGCCGTCGACCCCGTCGTGCGGGAGGTCTCCCTGACCGGCACCGCGGCGGCCCGGGCCGTCGCCGGCGGCGGTGAGCGGCTGGTCAGCCGCCCCGAGGTCGTCACCGGTGAGGGCATGGTGGGCGTCACCTGGGCACACGGCGCCGACGTCGACGAGGACGACCTGGCCATCGCGGCCCGCACCCTCGTGGACGGCGAGTGGTCGGACTGGGCGGCGCTGGAGTACCACGAGGAGCACGGCCCCGACCCCGACTCGCGCGAGGGACGACTGGCCCGCCCCGGCACCGAGCCGTTGTACGTCGGTGAGGTCGACCGGGTCCAGGTGCGGGTGGTCGACTCCGCCGGCGCCGCGCCCGCCGACCTGCGGCTGGCCGTCATCGACCCGGGCACCCCGACCCGTACCACCAGCCAGCGTGCCGCCCTGGACACGACGGACTCCACTCCCGCGGAGCCGGCGGCCCGCGGCGGCGTGACGCCCGAGCCGCAGATCTTCTCCCGCGCTCAGTGGGGGGCCGACGAGCGGATGCGCGACAAGAGCTCGCTGCGCTACTACGAGGTGCACGCCGGCTTCGTGCACCACACGGTCAACGCCAACGACTACAGCCGCGACGAGGTGCCGGGAATCCTGCGCAGCATCTACGCGTACCACACCAAGTCCCGCGGCTGGTCCGACATCGGCTACAACTTCCTCGTCGACCGCTTCGGCCGGATCTGGGAGGGCCGCTTCGGTGGGGTGGACCGCCCGGTCGTCGGTGCGCACACCCTCGGCTACAACGACTACGCCTTCGCGATGTCGGCCATCGGCAACTTCGAGCAGGTCAAGCCCAGCCAGGCCGTGGTCGAGGCCTACGGTGCGCTCTTCGCCTGGAAGCTCTCGCTGCACGGCGTGGACGCGTCCTCGGGCCAGCAGCAGGTCGGCTCCAAGACCTTCCCGGCGATCAACGGCCACCGCGACGCCGGCTCGACCGCCTGCCCCGGCCGCTACCTCTACGACCGGCTCGGTGACATCCGCACCCTCGCCGCCGCTGCGCAGACCGGGTGGGAGGGACGCGACCTCGACTCCGACCTGCTCGGCACCCCGCACCCCGACGTCGTGGCGCGCCGCACCAGCGACCACCGCGTCGTCGTCATCCCCACCGGCGGGCTGACCAAGGTCCGCAAGCCGGTCGTGGACTCCACCGGCTGGGCGGCGTACGACGCCACGCTGGTCTCGCCCGACCTGACCGGGGACGGCCGACCCGACCTCCTCGGGCGCACCGGTGACGGGTCCGTCGAGGTCCGGGTGGAGGGCCAGGTGCTCCGCACCGCCACCGCCACCCGTGGCCACGACCTGCTCGCGGCCCCTGGTGACGTGGACGGGGACGGCCTGGGCGACCTGGTCGGCCGCGACGCCGGCACCGGGCGTCCCACGCTGTTCCGCGGTCGCGGCAACGGTGGGTTCGCCGCCGCGGCGATGAGTGGTGACTGGCGTGGCTACGATCTGCTGGCCGGCGTCGGCGACCTCGACGGTGACGGTGTCGGCGACCTGGTCGCCCGCGACGCCGCCGGCTCGCTGTGGCTGCTGCCCCGCGGTGGTGCCGGCACGCCGAGCCTGCTCGTGCAGGGCGGCCCGCGCTACGACGCGGTGACCGGGTCGGCGGACTGGAACGGTGATGGTCTCGTCGACCTCGTGGTGCGCCGTGAGGGCGGCCACGCCTACGTGCTCCCGGGCCGCGGTGACGGCACCGTCGGCGCGGCCCGGGGTCCGGTCAAGCGGCTCAAGGGCCGCGGCGACCTGTCCGGCGCCGGTGACCTGGCCGGCTCGGCGGCGCCCGACCTGGTCTCCCGCCGGGGCGACCAGATGCTGGTCTTCGCCGGGACCGGCACCTTCGACACCGGCGCGGTCGTCGAGACCAACGTGCGCGCCAAGGGCGCCGACCTGGTCCTCAACGCCGGCGACTGGGACGGCGACGGGCAGGGCGACCTGATCGTGCGCCAGCGCAAGAACGGCGCGGTCAAGGTGCGCACCGGCGACGGGCGGGGCAGCTTCGCCAGGGCGGTCAAGATCGGCCACGACATGGGCGACGTGCGGATGCTCGAGGTCGTCGGCGACATGACCGGCGACGGCTGGCCGGACCTGATGGGTCAGCCCGTCGGCGGGGCGATGCGGATCTACCCCGGCCGGGGTGTCGAGCCGCTCGGCCCCTCCTACCAGGCGCACTCGGCGGTCTCGGGGACCCGCCAGGTGGGCGTCGGACGCTGGGACGGCGACGGAGCGCCCGACACCCTGGTGCGGCGCGGCGACGAGCTGCTCGTCTACACCGGCAACGGCCCGGGCGGGCTGACCGGTGGGCGCGCCCTGTCGCTGGACCTCTCCGACTACGACCTGCTGACCGGGGTCCCCGACGTCACGCTCGGCAACCGGCCGGACCTCGTGGTCCGCGAGCGCGGCACCGGCCGGCTGCTGCTCGTCGAGAGCCGCGCCAACGGGTTCAAGGCGCCGCGGGTGATCGCCGACGGAGCGGAGGCCTACGACCTCGTGGACTGA
- a CDS encoding TIGR03089 family protein, whose protein sequence is MTTFADLLAAQVRRDPGRPFLTFYDVTTGERTELSLTTYANWVAKAAGLLEDELGLDHEDVLLLDLPSHWLGPVFLGAAWSVGLEVAFPGGTSTPDAVVCGPDGLDTWGPRAGTLPVVASALHPLGLRFTDPLPGGVHDLGVEIWGQPDAYAGLNPPGPSEPDWEAAATGSLLADGGRLLSTQNPASPPGICVLTEPLARSGSLVLVVGADDDRLESVATDERVTARHL, encoded by the coding sequence GTGACCACGTTCGCCGATCTGCTCGCCGCCCAGGTCCGCCGGGACCCGGGGCGCCCGTTCCTGACCTTCTACGACGTCACGACCGGTGAGCGCACCGAGCTGTCGCTGACGACGTACGCCAACTGGGTGGCCAAGGCCGCCGGGCTGCTGGAGGACGAGCTCGGCCTCGACCACGAGGACGTGCTGCTGCTCGACCTGCCCTCCCACTGGTTGGGCCCGGTGTTCCTGGGTGCGGCGTGGAGCGTCGGTCTCGAGGTCGCCTTCCCCGGCGGGACGTCCACTCCCGACGCCGTGGTGTGCGGTCCCGACGGTCTGGACACGTGGGGGCCGCGCGCCGGCACGCTGCCCGTCGTGGCCTCCGCGCTGCACCCTCTGGGCCTGCGCTTCACCGACCCGCTGCCGGGCGGCGTCCACGACCTCGGGGTGGAGATCTGGGGCCAGCCCGACGCGTACGCCGGCCTCAACCCGCCCGGCCCCAGCGAGCCGGACTGGGAAGCGGCCGCCACCGGGAGTCTCCTCGCCGACGGCGGCCGCCTCCTGTCGACGCAGAACCCGGCTTCCCCACCGGGGATCTGCGTCCTCACCGAGCCGCTGGCCCGCAGCGGCTCGCTGGTCCTGGTCGTGGGTGCCGACGACGACCGGCTCGAGTCGGTCGCGACCGACGAGCGCGTCACCGCGCGGCACCTCTGA
- a CDS encoding mannose-1-phosphate guanylyltransferase: MIDNFWAVVPAGGAGTRLWPVSRAGAPKFLRDLRGSGRTLIQETHDRLTPLAGDRLMVVTGTAHAAAVADQLPGLPADAIIAEPSARDSMAAIGLAAALLERRDPDAVMGSFAADHVITDQQGFAEAVGTAVAVAREGWLVTLGIEPTFPSSAFGYIRSGADLDGHPGAQRVAAFVEKPSVEVATGYLAEGGYRWNAGMFVVRPTVLLDLLAEWHPRFAASLRAIAAEPDTLATVWPSLPKIALDHAVAEPAADAGRVATVPASFAWDDIGDFDSLATLLAGDEPMTVLGDAAAVHAVDATGLVVTAGRTVAVVGLEDVVVVDTPDALLVTSRARAQEVKAVVAALKESGRTDLV, translated from the coding sequence ATGATCGACAACTTCTGGGCCGTCGTCCCCGCCGGCGGTGCCGGCACCCGGCTGTGGCCGGTGAGCCGGGCGGGTGCGCCGAAGTTCCTCCGCGACCTGCGGGGGAGCGGGCGCACGCTGATCCAGGAGACCCACGACCGGTTGACCCCGCTCGCCGGCGACCGACTGATGGTGGTCACGGGCACCGCCCACGCCGCCGCCGTCGCCGACCAGCTGCCCGGGCTGCCGGCCGACGCGATCATCGCCGAGCCGTCGGCCCGCGACTCCATGGCCGCCATCGGGCTGGCCGCGGCGCTGCTCGAGCGTCGCGACCCGGACGCGGTGATGGGCTCGTTCGCGGCCGACCACGTCATCACCGACCAGCAGGGCTTCGCCGAGGCCGTGGGGACCGCGGTCGCCGTGGCCCGCGAGGGCTGGCTGGTCACCCTGGGCATCGAGCCGACCTTCCCCTCCTCGGCCTTCGGCTACATCCGCTCCGGTGCCGACCTCGACGGGCACCCGGGTGCCCAGCGCGTGGCGGCGTTCGTGGAGAAGCCCTCGGTCGAGGTCGCCACGGGCTACCTCGCCGAGGGCGGCTACCGCTGGAACGCCGGGATGTTCGTCGTCCGGCCGACCGTGCTGCTCGACCTGCTCGCCGAGTGGCACCCGCGCTTCGCCGCCTCCCTGCGGGCGATCGCCGCGGAGCCCGACACCCTGGCCACGGTGTGGCCCTCGCTGCCGAAGATCGCGCTCGACCACGCCGTTGCCGAGCCGGCGGCCGACGCGGGTCGCGTGGCGACGGTGCCGGCCTCCTTCGCCTGGGACGACATCGGCGACTTCGACTCCCTCGCCACGCTGCTGGCCGGGGACGAGCCCATGACCGTCCTGGGTGATGCCGCTGCCGTGCACGCGGTCGACGCCACCGGGCTGGTCGTCACCGCCGGCCGCACGGTCGCCGTTGTCGGCCTGGAGGACGTCGTGGTCGTCGACACCCCCGACGCGCTGCTGGTGACCTCCCGCGCCAGGGCGCAGGAGGTCAAGGCCGTGGTGGCCGCGCTGAAGGAGTCCGGCCGGACCGACCTGGTGTAG
- a CDS encoding DUF3105 domain-containing protein: MAKTVKSERQAKLDKIRKQQRGAESRRSFAIIGTCALIAVAIVAAAAYQPIKGWWDQRGFSDTDLAAIGAPASVCGEVTTKSAEGSGNHVDDGQQVFYDDAPPAFGPHWNVFGKAPVPIGREFYTESDRPELEQLVHNLEHGFTIMWYDETVADDADQLTELRAIARKFSDTTDRRNAFIIAPWTETDGADFPDGKHVALTHWSAGGVGVAEGEQVGVWQYCDSPSGEAVDSFVREYPQQDSPEPDVAM; this comes from the coding sequence GTGGCCAAGACCGTCAAGTCCGAACGACAGGCGAAGCTCGACAAGATCCGCAAGCAGCAGCGCGGAGCCGAGAGCCGCCGCAGCTTCGCCATCATCGGCACGTGCGCGCTGATCGCCGTCGCGATCGTGGCCGCCGCCGCCTACCAGCCGATCAAGGGCTGGTGGGACCAGCGCGGCTTCTCCGACACCGACCTGGCTGCCATCGGCGCCCCGGCCTCGGTGTGCGGCGAGGTCACCACGAAGTCCGCCGAGGGCAGCGGCAACCACGTCGACGACGGCCAGCAGGTCTTCTACGACGACGCCCCGCCGGCCTTCGGCCCGCACTGGAACGTCTTCGGCAAGGCACCGGTCCCGATCGGTCGTGAGTTCTACACCGAGTCCGACCGTCCCGAGCTCGAGCAGCTCGTGCACAACCTCGAGCACGGCTTCACGATCATGTGGTACGACGAGACCGTCGCCGACGACGCCGACCAGCTCACCGAGCTGCGCGCGATCGCGCGGAAGTTCTCCGACACCACCGACCGTCGCAACGCCTTCATCATCGCGCCGTGGACCGAGACCGACGGCGCCGACTTCCCCGACGGCAAGCACGTCGCCCTGACCCACTGGTCGGCCGGCGGCGTCGGCGTGGCCGAGGGCGAGCAGGTCGGGGTGTGGCAGTACTGCGACTCCCCCAGCGGCGAGGCCGTGGACAGCTTCGTCCGCGAGTACCCGCAGCAGGACAGCCCGGAGCCCGACGTCGCGATGTGA